A DNA window from Centroberyx gerrardi isolate f3 chromosome 3, fCenGer3.hap1.cur.20231027, whole genome shotgun sequence contains the following coding sequences:
- the LOC139915409 gene encoding nidogen-1-like, producing MRPEAGSWVRVWFRVWFCWVTVCSVTLPVRSVELSDLFQFGEEAGDRALDPGSDSTAELPLDGALFFFDDSFEKVYINTNGFVAVAEPTAEADYLGKMPADFRMIAALLGDLDNSDGQGKVYFRKDSSPDVLGRTAEHIRQAFPEDDEVEPTSALIVTWENMAAHGTSGRGDGLDRKRNTFQLVVASMASASYAILLYPSEGLQYVSTSVGGESKTVEVGFNEGLVKGWFSWSNSPGTYYRTTTEEETSIRELTEKTNSGRRGVWVYEIGTSPFFVAITPGVTTDLPAEGDVGEPVVTLSPRQPGGQQEVEFPPYEAQTPTPAAAEEEEGFPTVSPVEYQPRYPEYSEPIEPRYTNPEPVQPVPPRSQPQNPQIVVVDEDLDVDVFAYNLETCANNRQKCSAFADCRDYSNGYCCHCRPGFYGNGKDCVAEGKPQRMNGKVNGRVFVGNSPSPVEFSNNDLHSYVVANDGRAYVAISSIPDSLGPSLQPLSSLGGVIGWAFALEQPGYENGFSLIGGEFSRQAEVTFQPGNERLTIKQQFKGIDEHDHLVVSTELQGRVPDVPRGASVQIDPYKEIYQYGTNLITSSSSRDYTVSLPDGGVQSHSFQWRQTISFQSCVHGEAGQAPPTQQLSVDQVFVMYDAGNQLIRFAMSNKIGPLHSGPPEQNPCFTGRHGCDNNAVCRAGDGLQFSCQCTDGFAGDGRSCYDIDECRETPQICGSNSICNNQPGTFRCECVDRFVFASDGKTCVEENRPVDHCQRGSHDCDVPERARCSYTGGSAYICSCLPGFLGDGRVCRDVDECQQERCHRETVCSNTQGSFTCQCRPGFHGDGFQCSATSPEREKTQCERQRESAQAASSSTGLFSFFRPRPAVGQYVPQCDRYGAFEPTQCHGSIGQCWCVDAAGQEVPNTRTGPSSGPPTCIDQAVTPPPVGPTPRPDVSPAAPGTHLLFAQSGKIELLPLDATGMKKDEAKALLHIPDRVVIAVAYDCVEKMVYWTDITGPAISKASLSGGDTIPVITTELESPEGVAIDHVSRLVFWTDSMRDTVEVAKLDGSQRRVLFDTELVNPRAIVTNPAFGRLYWTDWNRDGPKIEMSNMDGTERTVLVKDDLGLPNALTYDPDNQLLCWADAGTRKVECMDPNRRLRRQVVEGIQYPFGLVSFGRNLYYTDWRREAVIAVDRQTEREADEFLPQKRSRLYGIAAAPTHCQQGFNYCSNNGGCSHLCLPRLGGFSCRCPDAAAGRCVEPDQ from the exons ATGCGTCCTGAGGCCGGGAGCTGGGTCCGGGTCTGGTTCCGGGTTTGGTTCTGCTGGGTGACCGTCTGCTCGGTAACGCTGCCGGTCCGCAGTGTGGAGCTGAGCGACCTGTTCCAGTTCGGAGAGGAAGCCGGAGACCGGGCGCTGGATCCGGGATCAGACTCCACAGCCGAGCTGCCGCTGGACGGAGCGCTCTTCTTCTTCGACGATTCCTTTGAAAAAGTTTAT ATCAACACCAATGGCTTTGTGGCTGTCGCTGAACCCACGGCTGAGGCGGACTACCTGGGGAAGATGCCCGCCGATTTCAGGATGATCGCAGCCCTCCTGGGAGACCTGGACAACAGCGACGGACAGGGAAAGGTCTACTTCAGGAAGGACAGCAGTCCAGATGTACTGGGTCGAACCGCAGAGCACATCAGGCAGGCTTTTCCGGAGGACGACGAGGTGGAGCCCACCAGCGCCCTCATCGTCACCTGGGAGAACATGGCCGCCCATGGGACCTCTGGCCGGGGGGACGGCCTGGACAGGAAG AGAAACACTTTCCAGCTGGTAGTGGCCTCCATGGCGTCGGCCTCCTACGCCATCCTCTTATACCCCAGCGAGGGCCTGCAGTACGTCTCCACATCAGTAGGCGGTGAGAGCAAGACCGTAGAGGTTGGCTTCAACGAAGGCCTGGTCAAGGGCTGGTTCAGCTGGAGCAACAGCCCGGGGACCTACTACCGCACCACCACCGAAGAAGAGACCTCCATCAGGGAACTCACTGA GAAGACAAACTCAGGACGGCGTGGAGTGTGGGTGTATGAGATCGGCACCTCGCCGTTCTTTGTCGCCATTACACCAGGCGTGACCACCGACCTGCCTGCGGAGGGGGACGTAGGTGAACCTGTCGTGACTTTGTCACCGAGGCAACCTGGGGGGCAACAGGAAGTGGAGTTCCCACCCTACGAAGCCCAGACGCCCACTCCGGCGGCAgcggaagaagaggaggggttTCCGACTGTCAGTCCTGTTGAGTACCAACCTAGGTACCCTGA ATACTCTGAGCCGATCGAGCCAAGGTACACCAACCCTGAACCGGTCCAGCCCGTGCCACCCCGTTCCCAGCCCCAGAACCCCCAGATAGTCGTGGTGGATGAAGATCTAGATGTGGATG TATTTGCGTACAACTTGGAGACGTGTGCCAACAACAGACAGAAGTGCTCCGCTTTCGCTGATTGTCGAGATTACAGCAACGGATACTGCTGCCATTGTAGGCCTGGTTTCTATGGCAATGGAAAGGACTGTGTGGCAGAAG GCAAACCACAGAGAATGAATGGAAAGGTGAACGGTCGGGTGTTTGTGGGAAACTCGCCCTCGCCGGTGGAGTTCAGTAACAACGACTTGCACTCGTACGTGGTCGCCAACGACGGACGGGCCTACGTTGCCATCAGCAGCATCCCGGACAGCCTGGGCCCGTCGCTCCAGCCGCTCTCCTCGCTGGGGGGAGTCATCGGCTGGGCCTTCGCTCTGGAGCAGCCCGGCTACGAGAACGGCTTCAGTCTCATTG gcGGTGAGTTTTCCAGGCAGGCGGAGGTGACCTTCCAGCCTGGGAACGAGCGTCTGACCATCAAGCAGCAGTTTAAGGGGATCGACGAGCACGACCACCTGGTGGTGAGCACCGAGCTGCAGGGCCGCGTGCCGGACGTCCCGCGAGGCGCCAGCGTCCAGATCGACCCGTACAAAGAGATCTACCAGTACGGCACCAACT tGATCACCTCGTCCTCCAGCCGCGACTACACCGTCAGCCTGCCGGACGGCGGCGTGCAGAGCCACAGCTTCCAGTGGCGTCAGACCATCAGCTTCCAGAGCTGCGTGCACGGCGAGGCCGGCCAGGCGCCGCCCACCCAGCAGCTCAGCGTGGACCAGGTCTTCGTCATGTACGACGCCGGGAACCAGCTGATCCGCTTCGCCATGAGCAACAAGATCGGCCCGCTGCACA GCGGGCCTCCGGAGCAGAACCCGTGTTTCACCGGCCGGCACGGCTGTGACAACAACGCCGTGTGCAGAGCGGGAGACGGCCTGCAGTTCAGCTGCCAGTGCACCGACGGCTTTGCCGGGGACGGACGCTCCTGCTACG ATATTGACGAGTGCCGGGAGACGCCTCAGATCTGCGGGTCCAACTCCATCTGCAACAACCAGCCGGGAACCTTCCGCTGCGAGTGTGTGGACCGCTTCGTGTTCGCCAGCGACGGCAAGACCTGCGTCG agGAGAACCGTCCGGTGGATCACTGTCAGAGGGGAAGCCATGACTGCGACGTTCCTGAGCGCGCTCGCTGCAGCTACACCGGAGGCTCCGCCTACATCTGCTCCTGCCTGCCGGGCTTCCTGGGTGACGGGCGAGTCTGCCGGG ATGTAGATGAGTGTCAGCAGGAGCGATGTCACCGGGAGACCGTCTGCTCCAACACCCAGGGCTCCTTCACCTGTCAGTGTCGTCCCGGTTTCCACGGCGATGGCTTCCAGTGCAGCGCTACGTCTCCAG AGCGGGAGAAGACTCAGTGTGAGCGTCAGAGGGAGAGCGCCCaggccgcctcctcctccaccggcctcttctccttcttccggCCGCGCCCGGCCGTCGGTCAGTACGTCCCGCAGTGCGACCGGTACGGCGCCTTCGAGCCCACGCAGTGCCACGGCAGCATCGGGCAGTGCTGGTGCGTGGACGCCGCCGGGCAGGAGGTCCCCAACACCCGCACCGGACCCAGCAGCGGGCCGCCCACCT GTATCGACCAGGCGGTGACCCCGCCCCCGGTGGGGCCGACCCCCCGGCCGGACGTCAGCCCCGCCGCCCCGGGAACGCACCTGCTGTTCGCCCAGAGCGGGAAGATCGAGCTGCTTCCTCTGGACGCAACCGGCATGAAGAAGGACGAGGCCAAGGCTCTGCTGCACATTCCT GACAGGGTGGTGATCGCGGTGGCGTACGACTGCGTGGAGAAGATGGTTTACTGGACCGACATCACCGGGCCGGCGATCAGCAAGGCCAGTCTGAGCGGAGGAGACACCATCCCAGTCATCactacag AGCTGGAGAGCCCAGAGGGCGTGGCCATCGACCACGTGTCGCGCCTCGTCTTTTGGACCGACTCCATGCGCGACACGGTGGAGGTCGCCAAGCTGGACGGCAGCCAGCGCCGCGTCCTGTTCGACACCGAGCTGGTCAACCCCCGAGCCATCGTCACCAACCCGGCGTTCGG GCGGTTGTACTGGACGGACTGGAACAGAGACGGGCCTAAAATTGAGATGTCCAACATGGACGGAACAGAGCGGACGGTGCTGGTGAAGGACGACCTGGGGCTGCCCAACGCTCTGACCTACGACCCCGACAACCAGCTGCTGTGCTGGGCCGACGCAG GAACTCGTAAAGTGGAGTGCATGGATCCGAACCGCAGGCTGCGGCGGCAGGTGGTGGAGGGGATCCAGTATCCCTTTGGTCTGGTTTCCTTTGGAAGGAACCTCTACTACACCGACTGGAGGAG GGAGGCGGTGATCGCTGTGGACCgccagacggagagagaggcggaCGAGTTCCTGCCGCAGAAACGCTCCCGGCTGTACGGCATCGCCGCAGCGCCTACACACTGCCAACAAG